The sequence GCGAAGGCGCACGCGGCGAACGCCCCGCGCTACGAGGCGGCGGGCATCCAGGCGATCGACCTCACCCCGGCGCACCTCGGCCCGATGGTGTGCCCGCCGGTCAACCTCGGCGCCCACCTCGACGCCCCGAACGTCTCGATGATCACGTGTGGCGGCCAGGCCACCATCCCGATGGTGCACGCCGTCTCCCGGGTGGCGACGGTTCCGTACGCGGAGATCGTCGCCTCGGTGGCTTCGCGCGGCGCGGGTCCCGGCACCCGCGCGAACATCGACGAGTTCACGCGCACGACGTCGCAGGCGGTGGCCGAGATCGGCGGGGCGGGGCGCGGCAAGGCGATCATCATCCTCAACCCGGTCGAGCCGCCGATGATCATGCGGGACACGGTGTTCTGCGCGATCGGCCTCGACGCCGACCGCGACGCGATCACCGCGTCCATCCACGAAATGGTGGCCGAGGTGCAGCAGTACGTCCCCGGCTACACCCTGCGCGCCGATCCGCAGTTCGACGACGCGCGCGAGGACTGGGACGGCCACGCGCGCGTCGGCATCTTCCTCGAGGTCCGCGGGAACGGCGACTACCTCCCGGAGTACGCCGGGAACCTGGACATCATGACCGCCGCGGCCGCGCGCGTCGGCGAGCTGATGGCGCGCGCGAAGCAGGAGGTGCCCGCATGACCCGGCCGGAATTGCGCCACGACGTCCGGATCGTCGACACGACGTTGCGCGACGGCAGTCACGCGATGGCCCACCGCTTCACCGAGCAGCAGGTGCGTGACACCGTGCGCGCGCTGGACCGCGCGGGCGTCGAGGTGATCGAGGTGACCCACGGCGACGGCCTCGGCGGCTCGTCGTTCACCTACGGCTTTTCCGCCGTCGACGAACTGAAGTTGATCGCCGCGGCGCGCGAAGAGGCGAAGCAGGCGAAGATCGCCGTCCTGCTCGTGCCGGGCATCGGGACGGCGGAAGACCTGCAGCGCGCGTTCGACGCGGGCGCGGAGATGGTGCGGGTGGCGACGCACTGCACTGAGGCCGACGTCTCGCCGCAGCACTTCGGCCTGGCGCGCGAACTCGGCATGGAAACGGCCGGGTTCCTGATGATGGCGCACCGGACGCCGCCGGAAGATCTGGCGAAGCAGGCCCGGATCATGGTGGACGCGGGCTGCCAGGCGGCGTACGTGACGGACTCGGCAGGTGCGCTGCTGATGCACGAAGCGCGGGCGCGGTTCGAGGCACTGGTCGCGGAGGTCGGCGATACGGCGTGGGTCGGCTACCACGGGCACCAGAACCTCTCGCTCGGCGTCGCGAACTCGGTCCTGGCCTACGAAGCGGGCGTCCGCTACATCGACGGCTCGCTGTGCGCCCTCGGCGCGGGCGCGGGCAATTCGCCGACGGAGGTCCTCGCGGCGGTGTTCGACCGCATGGGGATCGGCACGGGCCTCGACGTCGGCGGTCTCCTCGACGCGGCCGAGGAGGTCGTCCGCCCGTACCTGCAGCGCTGGCCGAAGATGGACCGCAACGCGATCGTCCAGGGCTGGGCGGGGGTCTATTCGAGCTTCCTGCTGCACGCCGAGCGCGCGGCGGAGCGCTACGGCGTCCCGGCCCAGGCGATCCTGCGCCGCTGCGGCGAACTCGCCCTCGTCGGCGGCCAGGAGGACATGATCATCGACGTCGCGGTGCAATTGGCCGCGGAAGGGTAGCAACCGGACCCGGGCTTCGCCCGTGGTGCAGGGGTGACGACCGAAGCTCCCGACGAGACGTTCTTGCCCGAGTCGGTGCGCCGCCGGCGATCCTGGGCGTGTTCGCGTTCCTGATCGACTTCGCGTTGCACCTCACGGCGACCATCGTGGTCGCCGTGCGGCTCGGCCTGTCCTTCTGGCCCGGCCTGACCGGCCGGCCGCCGACGCGGGGGCGGCTGGCGGGGATGTGGCCGTTGACGGCGATGATGGCGCTGCCGGGCTAACGCGCGAAGCGGTCCAAGGCCGCCAGTTTCCAGGCGCGCTTGGTGTCGCTCGCGCGGTGCCCGGACCGGTCGTCGACGAGCAGTTCGGCGCCCGGCCAGGCCCGCGCGAGCTCCCACGCGGTCGTCACCGGGCAGCTGAGGTCGAGCCGGCCGTGGATCAGTACCCCGGGGATCCCGGCGAGCTTTCCCGCGTCGCGGATCACTGCGCCTTCCTCGAGCCAGCCGGCGTTCGCGTAGTAGTGCGTGGTGAGCCGGACGAACGCGAGCGCGGCGGCGTCGAGCGGTCCACTGTGGACTTCGGCGCCCGGCTCGAGGGACAGCACCGTTTCCTCCCAGTCGATCCACGCGAGGGCGGCGCGCTCCCGTTCGCCGGGGTCGGCCATCAGCCGCGCGTAACCGCGTACGACGTCGTCGTCCCCGACGCCGTCGCGGAAGCGCTGCCACGCCTCGGGGAAGAACCGGCCGGCGCCGCGGTAGAGCCAGTCGATCTCCGAGCGCCGCGTGGTGCTGATCGCGCTGAGGACGATCTCCGACACCCGGTGCGGGAAGCGTTCGGCGTACACCAGCGCGAGCGTCGTGCCCCACGAACCGCCGGTCAGCAGCCAGCGTTCGACACCCAGGTGCTCCCTCAGCCGTTCGAGGTCGGCGACGAGGTGCTCGGTGGTGTTGTGCCGCAGGCTCGTGGCCGGGTCGCTCGCGTGCGGCAGGCTCCGGCCGCACCCGCGCTGGTCGACCAGCACGACGCGGTAGCGGGCCGGGTCGAACGTCCGCCGCATCCCCGGCGTGCAGCCCTGGCCGGGCCCGCCGTGCAGCACCAGCGCTGGCTTGCCGGCCGGGTTCCCGCAGGTCTCCCAGTAGACGCGCTGCCCGTCGCCGACGTCGAGCAGTCCGTGGTCGTAGGGCTCGATTGGCGGGTACACCGCCCCATTGTCGCGGGCGCGCCGGAGGTGCCCCGGCGCGCCCCCGGCGTCAGGCCGGCTCGCCGAACCACTTCCGCAGCGCGGCGTCAAGCCCGGCGATCCCGCCGTCCTCGGCCGCCCAGGCGATGAACCCGTCCGGCCGGAGCAGCACCCCGGTGAGGACCGGCTCGCTGTCGCACTTCGCGGTCAGCACGGTGACGCGGTCGCCCCAGCCGGCCGCCGCCTGCCGCAGACCGGCGTCCTCGGCGAGGTCGAGCAGGAGGGCCTTGCCGTCCTGGAGGTGCTCGCCCAGCCGGGTTCCATCGGCGAAGGCGAAGTCCGGCGCGGCGCGGCCGGTGAGGTCGTGCTCGCCGTCGAGCGGGTACCGGTGCAGCACCCCGGAGAGCTTCTTGGCCA is a genomic window of Amycolatopsis lexingtonensis containing:
- a CDS encoding acetaldehyde dehydrogenase (acetylating), coding for MAPVMAAIVGPGNIGTDLLAKLRRSEVIEVGYVVGVVESDGLERARAQGIAASAEGVDWLLRQDPLPDLVFEATSAKAHAANAPRYEAAGIQAIDLTPAHLGPMVCPPVNLGAHLDAPNVSMITCGGQATIPMVHAVSRVATVPYAEIVASVASRGAGPGTRANIDEFTRTTSQAVAEIGGAGRGKAIIILNPVEPPMIMRDTVFCAIGLDADRDAITASIHEMVAEVQQYVPGYTLRADPQFDDAREDWDGHARVGIFLEVRGNGDYLPEYAGNLDIMTAAAARVGELMARAKQEVPA
- the dmpG gene encoding 4-hydroxy-2-oxovalerate aldolase, producing the protein MTRPELRHDVRIVDTTLRDGSHAMAHRFTEQQVRDTVRALDRAGVEVIEVTHGDGLGGSSFTYGFSAVDELKLIAAAREEAKQAKIAVLLVPGIGTAEDLQRAFDAGAEMVRVATHCTEADVSPQHFGLARELGMETAGFLMMAHRTPPEDLAKQARIMVDAGCQAAYVTDSAGALLMHEARARFEALVAEVGDTAWVGYHGHQNLSLGVANSVLAYEAGVRYIDGSLCALGAGAGNSPTEVLAAVFDRMGIGTGLDVGGLLDAAEEVVRPYLQRWPKMDRNAIVQGWAGVYSSFLLHAERAAERYGVPAQAILRRCGELALVGGQEDMIIDVAVQLAAEG
- the pip gene encoding prolyl aminopeptidase; this translates as MYPPIEPYDHGLLDVGDGQRVYWETCGNPAGKPALVLHGGPGQGCTPGMRRTFDPARYRVVLVDQRGCGRSLPHASDPATSLRHNTTEHLVADLERLREHLGVERWLLTGGSWGTTLALVYAERFPHRVSEIVLSAISTTRRSEIDWLYRGAGRFFPEAWQRFRDGVGDDDVVRGYARLMADPGERERAALAWIDWEETVLSLEPGAEVHSGPLDAAALAFVRLTTHYYANAGWLEEGAVIRDAGKLAGIPGVLIHGRLDLSCPVTTAWELARAWPGAELLVDDRSGHRASDTKRAWKLAALDRFAR